The proteins below come from a single Zea mays cultivar B73 chromosome 8, Zm-B73-REFERENCE-NAM-5.0, whole genome shotgun sequence genomic window:
- the LOC100272347l gene encoding Thioredoxin-like fold domain-containing protein MRL7L homolog, chloroplastic, whose product MALHCSLPATCSTLWLRAAARPDPRFPRSRARLVGLALSGPRHRRLVHTGCARAGTSDSKAVELVLGGRARGDDGDTDSESSDEEDAQDRMTDEERRTLRRKIREMMDRVPETAELTDPEERRVKMRELLTKYELVVEEEDPDWPEDAEDGMGFSLGQFFDKITIKAEKKDDTEEDDVSGYQSDKEIVWEDDNYIRPVRDVRTQDWDASVFTDFGPMVVLVHNRYKRPQENETARAELTKAIEMFWEHNLPSPRCVAVDACAEPDLVDALKVSGFPEILFTNAGRIIHREKVVRSAEAWSRMMAFFYYKAARPPFLCEADGKGQEKVPLMS is encoded by the exons ATGGCGCTGCACTGCTCCCTGCCCGCGACCTGTTCGACGTTGTGGCTGCGAGCAGCGGCGCGGCCTGATCCCCGCTTTCCGAGGTCCCGTGCGCGCCTCGTAGGCCTAGCTCTTTCTGGCCCGCGCCACCGGAGGCTCGTGCACACCGGCTGCGCGCGGGCGGGGACGAGCGACTCTAAGGCCGTGGAGCTGGTGCTGGGCGGCCGTGCGCGCGGCGACGATGGCGACACTGACTCCGAGTCCAGCGATGAAGAGGACGCGCAGGATCGCATGACGGACGAGGAGCGGAGGACGCTGCGCCGGAAGATACGGGAGATGATGGACCGCGTCCCGGAAACGGCGGAGCTGACGGACCCGGAGGAGCGGAGGGTCAAGATGCGGGAGCTGCTGACCAAGTACGAGCTGGTGGTAGAGGAGGAGGACCCGGACTGGCCCGAGGACGCCGAGGATGGGATGGGCTTCAGCCTCGGCCAGTTCTTCGACAAGATCACCATCAAGGCCGAGAAGAAGGACGACACCGAGGAGGATGACGTCTCGGGGTATCAGAGCGACAAGGAGATTGTTTGGGAGGATGACAATTACATCAGGCCGGTGAGGGATGTTAGGACACAGGACTGGGATGCGTCCGTGTTCACCGATTTCGGGCCGATGGTTGTGCTTGTGCATAACAGATATAAGAG GCCGCAGGAGAATGAGACGGCGAGGGCTGAGCTTACTAAGGCAATTGAGATGTTTTGGGAACACAATCTGCCGTCACCAAGG TGTGTGGCTGTAGATGCCTGTGCGGAGCCTGACCTCGTGGACGCTCTGAAAGTTTCTGGTTTCCCTGAGATTCTCTTCACCAACGCCGGGAGGATAATACACCGTGAGAAAG TTGTCCGGTCGGCGGAGGCATGGTCGAGGATGATGGCGTTTTTCTACTACAAAGCAGCGAGGCCACCGTTCTTGTGTGAAGCAGATGGGAAGGGTCAAGAAAAGGTCCCTTTGATGTCATGA
- the LOC100193903 gene encoding WD repeat-containing protein 55: MEALHEEMPFDLDFHPSSPLVVTSIITGELCLFRYGPESQPERLLLLKAHKESCRAVRFVDSGKVILSGSADCSVLASDVESGKAIARLEDAHENAINRLVCLTESTIATGDDEGCIKVWDTRERSCCNSFEVHDDYISDMTYVAETNQILATSGDGTLSVNNLRRNKVRSRSEFSEDELLSLVLMKHGKKVVCGTPSGALLLYSWGYFNDCSDRFIGHTQSVDTMLKLDEDTLVSGSSDGVIRLVGILPNRIKQPLAEHSEYPIEALALSNDKKYLGSISHDKMLKLWDLEELLSGPQVANGDEPAEAGSDDSDDDSDDDVMDVDMAATSSKGSRSKKAGKGQSSSRPASDFFADL, from the exons ATGGAGGCTCTCCACGAGGAGATGCCCTTCGACCTCGACTTCCACCCGTCGTCTCCGCTCGTCGTCACCTCCATCATCACCGGAGAGCTCTGCCT GTTCCGCTACGGCCCGGAGTCGCAGCCTGAGAG GTTACTTTTGTTAAAAGCCCACAAGGAGTCATGCAGAGCTGTTCGTTTTGTGGACTCAGGAAAAG TGATTTTGTCAGGGTCAGCTGATTGCTCAGTTCTTGCCTCAGATGTAGAATCGGGCAAGGCCATTGCCCGCTTGGAGGATGCACATGA GAATGCCATAAACCGCCTTGTCTGTCTTACTGAATCTACAATTGCCACAGGTGATGATGAAGGCTGCATTAAG GTATGGGATACCCGGGAGCGATCTTGCTGCAACAGTTTTGAAGTCCACGATGATTACATTTCAGATATGACCTATGTGGCTGAGACAAATCAGATACTGGCCACAAG TGGGGATGGAACTTTGTCTGTGAACAACCTGCGGAGGAATAAA GTAAGGTCACGATCTGAATTTTCAGAAGATGAGTTGCTATCCTTGGTGTTAATGAAG CATGGTAAAAAGGTTGTGTGTGGAACTCCAAGTGGAGCACTCTTATTATATTCATGGGGATACTTTAATGATTGCAG TGACCGCTTTATCGGACACACGCAGTCTGTGGATACAATGCTGAAG CTGGATGAAGACACTTTGGTTTCTGGATCATCAGATGGTGTGATCAG ATTGGTGGGCATCCTACCTAATAGGATAAAACAGCCACTTGCTGAACATTCAGAATACCCCATTGAGGCCCTTG CTTTGTCAAACGACAAGAAATATTTAGGCAGCATCTCACATGATAAAATGCTGAAG CTCTGGGACTTGGAAGAACTCTTGAGTGGCCCACAGGTAGCCAATGGTGATGAACCTGCTGAAGCTGGTAGTGATGACAGCGATGACGATAGCGATGATGATGTGATGGATGTAGACATGGCGGCAACCTCTTCTAAAG GTTCAAGGAGTAAAAAGGCAGGTAAAGGACAGAGTTCGAGTCGGCCGGCATCGGATTTCTTTGCAGATCTATAG